One window from the genome of Calonectris borealis chromosome 24, bCalBor7.hap1.2, whole genome shotgun sequence encodes:
- the DDX6 gene encoding putative ATP-dependent RNA helicase DDX6 isoform X2 codes for MGIFEMGWEKPSPIQEESIPIALSGRDILARAKNGTGKSGAYLIPLLERLDLKKDNIQAMVIVPTRELALQVSQICIQVSKHMGGAKVMATTGGTNLRDDIMRLDDTVHVVIATPGRILDLIKKGVAKVEHVQMIVLDEANKLLSQDFVQIMEDIILTLPKNRQILLYSATFPLSVQKFMNSHLQKPYEINLMEELTLKGVTQYYAYVTERQKVHCLNTLFSRLQINQSIIFCNSSQRVELLAKKISQLGYSCFYIHAKMRQEHRNRVFHDFRNGLCRNLVCTDLFTRGIDIQAVNVVINFDFPKLAETYLHRIGRSGRFGHLGLAINLITYDDRFNLKSIEEQLGTEIKPIPSNIDKSLYVAEYHSEPVEDEKQ; via the exons GAGGAGAGCATCCCCATTGCTTTATCTGGTAGGGATATCTTGGCTAGAGCAAAAAATGGAACAGGCAAGAGTGGAGCCTACCTCATTCCTTTACTTGAACGGCTAGACTTAAAGAAGGACAATATACAAG CAATGGTGATCGTTCCCACCCGTGAACTAGCCCTGCAGGTCAGTCAAATCTGTATCCAAGTCAGCAAACACATGGGAGGTGCCAAAGTGATGGCAACGACGGGAGGAACCAATTTGCGAGATGACATAATGAGGCTTGATGATACAG TGCATGTGGTGATAGCTACCCCTGGGAGAATTCTCGATCTCATCAAGAAAGGAGTAGCAAAAGTTGAGCATGTCCAGATGATAGTATTGGATGAGGCAA ATAAGTTGCTGTCTCAAGATTTTGTTCAAATAATGGAAGACATTATTCTCACGCTACCTAAAAACAGACAGATTTTGCTCTACTCAGCCACTTTCCCTTTGAGCGTACAGAAGTTCATG aattccCATTTGCAGAAACCCTACGAGATTAATCTGATGGAGGAGCTGACCTTGAAGGGAGTTACCCAGTACTATGCCTATGTAACTGAACGTCAGAAAGTACACTGCCTCAATACGCTGTTTTCCAGG CTCCAGATTAACCAGTCGATCATTTTCTGCAACTCCTCTCAACGGGTTGAATTGCTAGCCAAAAAGATCTCCCAGCTGGGCTATTCCTGCTTCTATATCCATGCTAAAATGAGGCAG gAGCACCGCAATCGTGTGTTCCACGATTTCCGAAATGGCTTATGCCGCAATCTTGTTTGCACTG ATCTGTTTACCCGAGGTATTGATATCCAAGCTGTGAATGTGGTGATAAACTTTGATTTCCCAAAGCTGGCAGAGACTTATCTCCATCGTATTGGCAGATCAG gtCGCTTTGGTCATCTTGGCCTGGCCATCAACTTGATCACCTATGATGATCGATTCAACCTGAAAAGTATTGAGGAGCAGTTGGGAACTGAAATTAAACCCATACCAAGCAACATTGACAAGAGCCTGTATGTGGCAGAATACCACAGTGAACCTGTAGAAGATGAGAAACAGTAA